From the genome of Campylobacter sp. MIT 99-7217, one region includes:
- a CDS encoding replication/maintenance protein RepL has protein sequence MDKFDFLCEQIFGKKKFEIFKFLCEKADENGFIFVKIDELMKELNTSKPTIIASFKFLEEKKLFKRLKNGLYKLKVKDENED, from the coding sequence ATGGATAAGTTTGATTTTTTATGTGAGCAAATTTTTGGTAAAAAGAAATTTGAAATCTTTAAATTTCTTTGTGAAAAAGCTGATGAAAACGGCTTTATTTTTGTTAAAATAGACGAATTGATGAAAGAGCTTAATACAAGCAAGCCCACTATCATCGCAAGTTTTAAATTCCTAGAAGAAAAAAAGCTTTTTAAACGCCTTAAAAATGGGCTTTATAAGCTAAAAGTGAAAGATGAAAATGAAGATTAA
- a CDS encoding diacylglycerol kinase, translating into MKPKYNFFKNTGYALCGLKFMLLNEKSFKIELFIIIPLIIFSLFLRLDLFAHLLLIAVLFLILILECVNSAIEACVDLCSPDFHPLAKIAKDCASGAICLSISLAAIMWAFILFDLWF; encoded by the coding sequence ATGAAACCAAAATACAATTTTTTCAAAAACACAGGCTACGCACTTTGTGGGCTTAAATTTATGCTTTTAAATGAAAAATCTTTTAAAATAGAGCTTTTTATCATCATTCCTCTTATTATTTTTTCGCTTTTTTTAAGGCTTGATTTGTTTGCTCACTTGCTTTTGATCGCTGTTTTGTTTTTGATACTTATTTTAGAGTGCGTAAATTCAGCTATCGAAGCTTGCGTGGATCTTTGCAGCCCTGATTTTCACCCCTTGGCTAAGATCGCTAAGGATTGTGCGAGTGGGGCGATTTGTCTTAGCATAAGTTTAGCAGCTATCATGTGGGCTTTTATTTTATTTGATTTGTGGTTTTGA
- a CDS encoding phosphoethanolamine transferase yields the protein MSWFYFVLFSALYLTAMNFVLFEFIFSRLEDKGFFYYIIFILLHFFILVAVFSVFFLPFVAKFLMIIFVLIASASSYFMMKYGVIIDHLMIRNIFRTDIKEVSELSSFSMVFWIFLFGLLPCFCLLKTKIVYGSLKKHLALRLSMFLISLLIIAAIFLPMTSFFVSFFRNNYEAEFYTTPFYQIKSFIKFSKEDLLPKKELQSIAKDAVLSPNLQKKILILIVGETARAANYSLGDYSRNLTNEFTPDEGVVFFENFYSCGTATAKSVPCMFSSSKAKTHSNSEYAENVLDILQRLGVKVTWLGNNSGGCQGVCDRLINVRKFSNEFDGFLIDEVKKELESLENMELVVVHLQGSHGPTYYKRYPKEFRKFTPTCDTNELQKCTEEELINTYDNTILYTDHVVEEIIDEAKLHTEFLSSVIYVSDHGESLGENGVYLHGMPYLLAPKFQTHIPLVFWSNDLSLNQNAFSKKHLKLSHDNLFSSLLGFFGVQTSLYEQEYDLFSQELKPNLD from the coding sequence ATTTCTTGGTTTTATTTTGTGTTATTTAGTGCTTTATATCTTACGGCTATGAATTTTGTTTTGTTTGAGTTTATTTTTTCAAGGCTTGAGGATAAGGGTTTTTTTTATTATATTATTTTTATTTTGCTTCATTTTTTTATTTTGGTGGCTGTTTTTTCCGTATTTTTCTTGCCTTTTGTGGCAAAGTTTTTGATGATCATTTTTGTCTTGATAGCAAGTGCAAGTTCTTATTTTATGATGAAATATGGCGTGATTATCGATCATTTGATGATACGCAATATTTTTCGCACAGACATTAAAGAAGTAAGTGAGTTAAGCTCCTTTTCTATGGTATTTTGGATCTTTTTATTTGGTCTTTTGCCTTGTTTTTGCTTGCTTAAAACAAAGATTGTTTATGGAAGCTTGAAAAAGCATTTAGCACTTCGTTTGAGCATGTTTTTGATCTCTTTGCTTATCATAGCTGCGATTTTCTTGCCAATGACTAGCTTTTTTGTTTCATTTTTTAGAAATAATTATGAAGCTGAGTTTTACACCACGCCTTTTTATCAAATCAAATCTTTCATTAAATTTAGCAAAGAAGACTTACTTCCTAAAAAAGAGCTTCAAAGTATAGCAAAAGACGCTGTTTTAAGCCCAAATTTACAGAAAAAAATTCTTATTTTAATTGTTGGAGAGACGGCAAGAGCGGCAAATTATTCTTTGGGGGATTATTCTAGGAATTTAACAAATGAATTTACTCCAGATGAGGGTGTTGTATTTTTTGAGAATTTTTATAGTTGTGGTACAGCAACGGCAAAAAGTGTGCCTTGTATGTTTTCAAGTTCAAAGGCTAAAACCCACTCAAACAGCGAATACGCTGAAAATGTACTCGATATCTTGCAAAGACTAGGTGTTAAGGTTACTTGGCTTGGTAATAACTCAGGAGGTTGTCAGGGCGTATGTGATCGTTTAATCAATGTCCGTAAATTTTCAAATGAATTTGATGGCTTTTTGATTGATGAGGTGAAAAAAGAGCTTGAGAGCCTTGAAAATATGGAGCTTGTGGTGGTTCATTTGCAAGGTTCTCATGGACCAACTTATTATAAGCGTTATCCTAAGGAATTTCGTAAATTTACTCCAACTTGTGATACAAATGAGCTTCAAAAATGCACCGAAGAAGAGCTTATAAATACTTATGATAATACGATTTTATATACCGATCATGTGGTTGAAGAAATCATCGATGAAGCCAAGCTTCACACAGAGTTTTTAAGCTCAGTGATCTATGTTTCAGATCATGGTGAGAGCTTGGGGGAAAATGGAGTGTATCTGCACGGCATGCCTTATTTGCTAGCTCCTAAATTTCAAACTCATATCCCTCTTGTTTTTTGGAGTAATGATTTGAGTTTAAATCAAAATGCTTTCAGTAAAAAGCACTTAAAGCTCAGCCATGATAATCTTTTTAGCTCCTTGCTTGGCTTTTTTGGTGTGCAAACTAGCCTTTATGAACAAGAATATGATCTTTTCAGCCAAGAACTTAAGCCAAATTTAGACTAA